One Streptomyces drozdowiczii DNA segment encodes these proteins:
- a CDS encoding DUF3107 domain-containing protein, with protein MEVKIGVQHTPREIVLESGLSAEEVESAVSEALAGKAQLLSLTDEKGRKVLVPADRIAYVEIGEPSTRRVGFGAL; from the coding sequence GTGGAGGTCAAGATCGGGGTGCAGCACACGCCCCGGGAGATCGTTCTGGAGAGCGGGCTTTCCGCCGAAGAGGTCGAGAGCGCGGTGTCCGAGGCTCTCGCCGGCAAGGCGCAGCTGCTCAGCCTCACGGACGAGAAGGGCCGCAAGGTCCTGGTGCCGGCCGACCGGATCGCCTACGTGGAGATCGGTGAGCCCAGCACCCGACGGGTGGGGTTCGGCGCGCTGTAG
- a CDS encoding DUF3152 domain-containing protein produces the protein MRRELIQGVGRHSRKGAAASAPATGQAEPDEAGREAARPAAGTGRRRRQAGAAPFVGAPEVRGGHPEQREPGGGWGAGPMRAPSRPGLQAPAPGARPGAPRPLHHQQQATGTRPLIPGPRREFVEAFDSPTAPPAPRRSAPVAEDPYRSVTDWDTREPETRRDEDAVPAKEAGGGRGRTFTGIAAAAVTTVLAVVVAGQVAHDSASGSGAAQAAGVDRYGADDASRSDSRTTPSPEAAAVKPLTYEQKMAKPYPLSPALTGSGKFETVPGSAEAPGKGTKHRYRIDVEKGLGLDAQLFAQAVQKTLNDDRSWAHDGDMTFERISEGKPDFVITLASPGTTGKWCAKSGLDTMEDNVSCDSAATERVMINAYRWAQGSATFGPDKLYSYRQMLINHEVGHRLGHNHVSCRTEGALAPVMQQQTKTLDLDGIKCRPNPWVYPTSE, from the coding sequence ATGCGGCGGGAGCTGATCCAGGGCGTGGGACGACACAGCCGGAAGGGCGCTGCGGCCAGCGCGCCCGCAACCGGGCAGGCGGAGCCGGACGAAGCGGGGCGCGAGGCGGCCCGGCCCGCCGCCGGCACCGGACGGCGCAGACGGCAGGCGGGAGCCGCGCCCTTCGTGGGGGCACCCGAGGTGCGCGGCGGCCACCCCGAACAGCGTGAACCGGGCGGCGGCTGGGGCGCGGGCCCCATGCGCGCCCCTTCCCGCCCCGGCCTCCAGGCGCCCGCGCCCGGCGCACGCCCCGGCGCCCCGCGCCCCCTGCACCACCAGCAGCAGGCCACCGGCACCCGGCCGCTGATACCGGGTCCGCGGCGCGAGTTCGTCGAAGCCTTCGACAGCCCGACCGCACCGCCCGCCCCGCGCCGGAGCGCCCCGGTGGCCGAGGACCCGTACCGCTCCGTCACCGACTGGGACACCCGCGAGCCGGAGACCCGGCGCGACGAGGACGCGGTCCCGGCCAAGGAGGCCGGGGGCGGCAGGGGCCGTACGTTCACCGGTATCGCGGCCGCCGCGGTGACCACCGTGCTCGCGGTCGTGGTGGCCGGTCAGGTCGCCCACGACAGCGCCTCGGGGAGCGGCGCCGCGCAGGCCGCGGGGGTGGACCGGTACGGCGCGGACGACGCCTCCCGGTCCGACAGCCGCACCACCCCCTCGCCCGAGGCGGCGGCCGTCAAGCCCCTTACGTACGAACAGAAAATGGCCAAGCCCTATCCGCTCTCGCCGGCGCTGACGGGCTCGGGGAAGTTCGAGACCGTGCCCGGCTCCGCCGAGGCGCCCGGCAAGGGGACGAAGCACCGCTACCGGATCGACGTGGAGAAGGGGCTCGGCCTGGACGCCCAGCTGTTCGCCCAGGCCGTCCAGAAGACCCTCAACGACGACCGGAGCTGGGCGCACGACGGCGACATGACCTTCGAACGGATCTCCGAGGGCAAGCCGGACTTCGTCATCACCCTGGCCAGCCCCGGCACCACCGGCAAGTGGTGCGCCAAGTCCGGCCTGGACACCATGGAGGACAACGTCTCCTGCGACTCGGCCGCCACCGAGCGCGTGATGATCAACGCCTATCGCTGGGCGCAGGGTTCGGCCACCTTCGGGCCGGACAAGCTGTACTCGTACCGGCAGATGCTCATCAACCACGAGGTCGGCCACCGGCTCGGCCACAACCATGTGAGCTGCCGGACGGAGGGCGCGCTCGCGCCGGTCATGCAGCAGCAGACCAAGACGCTGGACCTCGACGGCATCAAATGCCGCCCCAACCCGTGGGTCTACCCCACCTCTGAGTAA
- a CDS encoding ferritin-like fold-containing protein → METPDNANEAPATTRIADQDWATAAAQPQYRAAVVDLLGALAYGELAAFERLAEDAKLAPTLADKAELAKMASAEFHHFEQLTQRLTAIEVEPTAAMEPFARALDDFHRQTAPSDWLEGLVKAYVGDSIASDFYREVAARLDSDTRSLVLAVLDDTGHGNFAVEKVRAAIEADPRVGGRLALWARRLMGEALSQAQRVVADRDALSTMLVGGVADGFDLAEVGRMFSRITEAHTKRMAALGLAA, encoded by the coding sequence ATGGAGACGCCTGACAACGCCAATGAAGCCCCCGCGACGACCCGGATCGCCGACCAGGACTGGGCCACCGCGGCCGCGCAGCCGCAGTACCGGGCCGCCGTCGTGGATCTGCTGGGCGCCCTCGCCTACGGGGAGCTGGCGGCCTTCGAGCGGCTGGCCGAGGACGCCAAGCTGGCGCCGACCCTGGCCGACAAGGCGGAGCTGGCGAAGATGGCGTCCGCCGAGTTCCACCACTTCGAGCAGCTGACGCAGCGGCTCACCGCCATCGAGGTCGAGCCGACCGCCGCCATGGAGCCCTTCGCCCGGGCGCTGGACGACTTCCACCGCCAGACCGCCCCTTCGGACTGGCTGGAGGGCTTGGTCAAGGCGTACGTCGGCGACTCGATCGCCAGCGACTTCTACCGGGAGGTCGCGGCCCGCCTGGACTCCGACACCCGCTCGCTCGTCCTGGCCGTGCTGGACGACACGGGCCACGGGAACTTCGCCGTCGAGAAGGTGCGCGCGGCGATCGAGGCGGACCCGAGGGTCGGCGGCCGGCTGGCGCTGTGGGCGCGGCGGCTGATGGGCGAGGCGCTGTCGCAGGCGCAGCGGGTGGTCGCGGACCGCGACGCGCTCTCGACCATGCTGGTCGGCGGGGTCGCCGACGGCTTCGACCTGGCGGAGGTGGGCCGGATGTTCTCCCGGATCACCGAGGCGCACACCAAGCGCATGGCCGCCCTGGGGCTGGCCGCGTAA
- a CDS encoding TetR/AcrR family transcriptional regulator: MTAIEQTEAARPRGTRLPRRARRNQLLGAAQEVFVAQGYHSAAMDDIAERAGVSKPVLYQHFPGKLELYLALLDQHCESLLQAVRTALASTTDNKLRVAATMDAYFAYVEDEGGAFRLVFESDLTNEPAVRERVDRVSLQCAEAISDVIAGDTGLSKDESMLLAVGLGGVSQVVARYWLSSRSAIPRDTAVQLLTSLAWRGIAGFPLHGIDQH, encoded by the coding sequence GTGACAGCCATCGAGCAGACCGAGGCGGCGCGCCCGCGGGGCACTCGCCTGCCCCGCCGCGCCCGACGCAACCAGCTGCTGGGAGCCGCGCAGGAGGTCTTCGTCGCGCAGGGCTACCACTCCGCGGCGATGGACGACATCGCGGAGCGCGCCGGAGTCAGCAAGCCGGTGCTCTACCAGCACTTCCCGGGCAAGCTGGAGCTGTACCTGGCCCTTCTCGACCAGCACTGCGAGTCGCTGCTCCAGGCGGTGCGCACGGCGCTGGCGTCGACCACGGACAACAAGCTGCGCGTGGCCGCGACGATGGACGCGTACTTCGCGTACGTGGAGGACGAGGGCGGCGCCTTCCGGCTGGTCTTCGAGTCCGACCTGACCAACGAGCCCGCCGTGCGCGAGCGCGTGGACCGGGTCTCGCTCCAGTGCGCCGAGGCGATCTCCGACGTGATCGCGGGCGACACGGGCCTGTCCAAGGACGAGTCCATGCTCCTCGCGGTGGGCCTCGGCGGGGTGTCCCAGGTGGTCGCCCGCTACTGGCTGTCCAGCCGGTCGGCCATTCCGCGCGACACCGCGGTCCAGCTGCTCACCTCGCTGGCCTGGCGCGGCATCGCCGGCTTCCCCCTGCACGGCATCGACCAGCACTGA
- a CDS encoding alpha/beta fold hydrolase, whose protein sequence is MSSTELPGVRAAAAAVSPTVSAVRVAEGERLRSVELPGLTLTVRSRPSRGPGLPPALFVHGLGGSSQNWSALMPLLEELADCEAVDLPGFGDSPPPDDGNYSVTGHARAVIRLLDAQERGPVHLFGNSMGGAVATRVAAVRPDLVRTLTLISPALPEIRVQRSAAPTALLALPGVASLFARLSRDWTAEDRTRGVMALCYGDPARVSEAGFRDAVAEMERRLQLPYFWDAMARSARGIVDAYTLGGQHGLWRQAERVLAPTQLVYGGRDRLVSFRMARRASAAFRDARLLTLPDAGHVAMMEYPEAIAQAFRELLDECGGS, encoded by the coding sequence ATGTCTTCGACCGAGCTGCCGGGAGTCCGCGCCGCCGCCGCGGCGGTGTCACCCACGGTGAGCGCCGTCCGGGTCGCGGAGGGGGAGCGGCTGCGCTCCGTCGAGCTGCCCGGGCTGACGCTCACCGTCCGTTCCCGGCCGTCGCGGGGGCCCGGGCTGCCGCCCGCCCTCTTCGTCCACGGCCTCGGCGGCTCCTCGCAGAACTGGTCCGCCCTGATGCCGCTCCTGGAGGAGCTGGCCGACTGCGAGGCGGTCGACCTGCCCGGATTCGGCGACTCACCGCCCCCGGACGACGGCAACTACTCGGTCACCGGGCACGCCCGCGCGGTCATCCGCCTGCTGGACGCCCAGGAGCGCGGCCCCGTCCACCTGTTCGGCAACTCGATGGGCGGCGCGGTCGCCACCCGGGTCGCCGCGGTCCGCCCCGACCTGGTGCGTACGCTCACGCTGATCTCGCCCGCGCTGCCCGAGATCCGGGTCCAGCGCTCGGCCGCCCCGACCGCCCTGCTCGCACTGCCGGGCGTCGCCTCCCTGTTCGCCCGGCTCTCCCGGGACTGGACCGCGGAGGACCGCACCCGCGGAGTCATGGCACTCTGTTACGGCGATCCGGCACGGGTCTCCGAGGCGGGCTTCCGCGACGCGGTGGCCGAAATGGAGCGCCGGCTGCAACTGCCGTACTTCTGGGACGCCATGGCGCGTTCCGCCCGTGGCATCGTCGACGCGTACACCCTGGGCGGACAGCACGGGCTGTGGCGCCAGGCCGAGCGGGTGCTCGCGCCGACCCAGCTGGTGTACGGCGGACGGGACCGGCTCGTCTCGTTCCGGATGGCCCGCAGGGCGTCCGCGGCCTTCCGCGACGCGCGCCTGCTGACACTGCCCGACGCCGGGCATGTGGCGATGATGGAGTACCCGGAGGCGATCGCCCAGGCGTTCCGGGAATTGCTCGACGAATGCGGCGGGAGCTGA